One stretch of Microbacterium terrae DNA includes these proteins:
- a CDS encoding carbohydrate ABC transporter permease has product MTTTTNTAAQITEAAPSRRRRMREPSDDTRKTNWWATALIAVCSLTVLIPMYLAVVVALKTPDQLTSGTGFEWPNPIRWENFADAWTRTDFPQALANTAMITVGSVVFTLLTSSVVAYALARNIHRPFFKGVFFYLLAALFIPFPIIMLPLVKQTAILGLDNQAGLIVLYTIYGLSLNIFIYTAYIRSIPIELEEAARMDGASTWGVFWRIIFPLLTPMNATVGILTCVWAWNDFIMPLVVLTDPAARTLPLAQYVFQGQFNTDYTVAFASYLMAMAPLLIVYIFSQRWVISGVTRGSIK; this is encoded by the coding sequence ATGACCACCACGACCAACACCGCCGCACAGATCACCGAAGCCGCCCCGTCGCGGCGACGCCGGATGCGTGAGCCCTCCGACGACACGCGCAAGACCAACTGGTGGGCGACCGCGCTCATCGCCGTCTGCTCCCTCACGGTTCTCATCCCGATGTACCTGGCGGTCGTCGTCGCTCTCAAGACGCCCGACCAGTTGACGTCGGGCACCGGGTTCGAATGGCCGAACCCGATCCGGTGGGAGAACTTCGCGGATGCGTGGACCCGAACGGACTTCCCACAGGCTCTGGCGAACACGGCGATGATCACCGTCGGGTCCGTCGTCTTCACCTTGCTGACAAGCTCGGTCGTCGCCTATGCGCTGGCACGGAACATCCATCGGCCCTTCTTCAAGGGCGTGTTCTTCTACCTGCTCGCGGCGCTGTTCATCCCGTTCCCCATCATCATGCTTCCGCTGGTGAAGCAGACCGCGATCCTGGGCCTCGACAACCAGGCCGGCCTCATCGTGCTGTACACGATCTACGGGCTGAGTCTGAACATCTTCATCTACACGGCCTACATCCGCTCGATACCGATCGAGCTCGAAGAGGCAGCGCGGATGGACGGCGCAAGCACGTGGGGGGTGTTCTGGAGGATCATCTTCCCCCTGCTCACTCCGATGAACGCCACTGTCGGCATCCTCACCTGCGTCTGGGCGTGGAACGACTTCATCATGCCTCTCGTCGTGCTCACCGACCCTGCTGCTCGCACGCTGCCACTCGCCCAGTACGTCTTCCAGGGGCAGTTCAACACGGACTACACGGTCGCGTTCGCCTCCTACCTCATGGCCATGGCACCCCTGTTGATCGTCTACATCTTCAGTCAGCGATGGGTCATCTCCGGCGTCACCCGCGGGTCCATCAAATAG
- a CDS encoding HNH endonuclease signature motif containing protein: MWAIYFDQDGAEPRDVRAARRRGLRIGPLRDGVMAVSGNLLAEVGAQLQLVLDCLNNPRVDGAAATGPCFEPAFAGGADAGTVDEPDPALLAAADTRTRTQKQHDAFATMLSKVAASGALPTSGGAAPTLVVSVREDDVMAGRGYAHISGLDEPVSLGVARHIACAGAVQRIVHDDAGRIVSISTLDRVFNHHQRRAIGLRDGGCLIPGCQVPAEWCEIHHVQEHSRGGPTHTDNGVLLCWHHHRTIDTGGWKIRMNRGVPEVRGPSWWDASQRWRAATTSPTRMRERVARRT, encoded by the coding sequence GTGTGGGCGATCTACTTCGACCAGGACGGCGCCGAGCCTCGCGACGTTCGCGCCGCGCGCCGACGAGGGCTGCGGATCGGCCCCCTCCGCGACGGGGTCATGGCCGTGTCGGGAAACCTGCTCGCCGAGGTCGGAGCGCAGCTGCAGCTCGTCCTGGACTGCCTGAACAACCCGCGTGTCGACGGGGCGGCCGCGACGGGCCCGTGCTTCGAGCCGGCCTTCGCCGGCGGGGCAGACGCCGGCACAGTCGATGAGCCGGATCCCGCCCTGCTCGCAGCCGCCGACACCCGGACCCGCACCCAGAAGCAGCACGACGCCTTTGCGACGATGCTGTCCAAGGTGGCGGCATCCGGAGCCCTGCCCACCAGCGGCGGGGCGGCGCCCACGCTGGTCGTCTCCGTCCGTGAAGACGACGTCATGGCGGGGCGCGGGTACGCGCACATCAGCGGTCTCGACGAGCCCGTGTCGCTCGGCGTCGCGCGGCACATCGCGTGCGCAGGAGCGGTGCAGCGCATCGTGCACGACGACGCCGGCCGCATCGTCTCGATCAGCACCCTCGACCGCGTGTTCAACCATCACCAGCGGCGAGCGATCGGCCTGCGCGACGGGGGGTGCCTCATCCCCGGGTGTCAGGTGCCGGCGGAGTGGTGCGAGATCCACCACGTGCAGGAGCACTCCCGCGGTGGCCCGACCCACACCGACAACGGCGTGCTCCTCTGCTGGCACCATCACCGCACGATCGATACCGGCGGATGGAAGATCCGCATGAACCGCGGGGTTCCCGAGGTGCGGGGTCCGAGTTGGTGGGATGCCTCGCAGCGCTGGCGCGCCGCCACCACGTCTCCGACGCGGATGCGGGAGCGGGTCGCACGCCGCACGTGA
- a CDS encoding ABC transporter substrate-binding protein yields the protein MKTTRRSTMRMVAALTAAGMTVGLGGCASNPSNGITTLNFFQFKGEALEDFEQIITDFEAENPDIRVVQNQVADADTLIRTLLVKDKTPDVITLNANGNFGRLAQAGVFYDFSDEPVLDDINPAVQEILADLGTKDDEVNGLGYVNNANGVIYNAEIFDELGLEVPETWDDFIAVCDALQDAGITPFYGTLADSWTGLPSFNALGAYPAQGAFFDQMREEGESVGPDSEVSFQKDFADALDQQYELFSNYMQDGYRGRTYDDGNAAFANGDVGMLLQGIWAINPVKQINPDIDARIFPYPATEDPDDRLLVSGVDVVVTMGKHGPHQEEAMRFIDYLFQKDVIEDFAASQNMVPSLKGARLSDDPALQSVKPFFDDGRITGFIDHQIPPSIPLAAIIQQFLFSGDSDAALATLDSEWAKVAARTIPVTGE from the coding sequence ATGAAAACCACCCGTCGAAGCACGATGCGAATGGTGGCGGCACTGACCGCGGCCGGTATGACAGTCGGCCTGGGGGGCTGCGCGAGCAACCCGTCGAACGGCATCACCACGTTGAACTTCTTCCAGTTCAAAGGCGAGGCGCTCGAAGACTTCGAGCAGATCATCACGGACTTCGAGGCCGAGAACCCCGACATCCGCGTGGTGCAGAATCAGGTCGCCGACGCCGACACCCTCATCCGCACGCTGCTCGTCAAAGACAAGACTCCAGACGTCATCACACTCAATGCGAACGGCAACTTCGGGCGCCTCGCACAGGCCGGCGTGTTCTACGACTTCTCCGACGAGCCGGTGCTGGACGACATCAACCCCGCGGTGCAGGAGATCCTCGCCGACCTCGGCACCAAGGACGACGAGGTGAACGGTCTCGGCTACGTCAACAACGCCAATGGTGTGATCTACAACGCCGAGATCTTCGACGAGCTCGGACTCGAGGTCCCGGAGACCTGGGACGACTTCATCGCCGTCTGCGACGCGCTGCAGGATGCCGGGATCACGCCCTTCTACGGAACCCTCGCAGACTCCTGGACCGGGCTCCCCTCGTTCAACGCGCTCGGCGCGTATCCGGCGCAGGGCGCGTTCTTCGATCAGATGCGCGAAGAAGGGGAGAGTGTCGGCCCGGACTCGGAAGTGTCGTTCCAGAAGGACTTCGCCGACGCGCTCGATCAGCAGTACGAACTCTTCTCGAACTACATGCAGGACGGCTATCGCGGTCGCACCTACGACGACGGCAACGCCGCATTCGCGAACGGCGACGTCGGGATGCTCCTCCAGGGGATCTGGGCCATCAACCCGGTCAAACAGATCAATCCCGACATCGATGCGCGCATCTTCCCGTATCCGGCCACCGAGGACCCCGACGATCGCCTGCTCGTATCGGGTGTGGACGTCGTCGTGACCATGGGCAAGCACGGACCGCACCAAGAGGAGGCGATGCGGTTCATCGACTATCTCTTCCAGAAGGACGTCATCGAGGACTTCGCCGCCTCGCAGAACATGGTCCCCTCGCTGAAGGGAGCCCGGCTCAGCGACGACCCCGCCCTGCAGTCCGTCAAGCCGTTCTTCGACGACGGCAGGATCACCGGGTTCATCGATCACCAGATCCCGCCCAGCATCCCCCTCGCGGCGATCATCCAGCAGTTCCTGTTCTCCGGCGACAGCGATGCTGCCCTCGCCACCCTCGACAGCGAGTGGGCGAAGGTCGCCGCTCGCACGATCCCTGTGACAGGAGAGTGA
- a CDS encoding quaternary amine ABC transporter ATP-binding protein, translating to MTVEPALEARNLHKVFGRNPKDAVRRLKAGATRSDVADAGTAAVIDASFTVQRGEIFVIMGLSGSGKSTIIRMLNGLNEPTAGDVLVQGRSVGDASPKELRDIRRSSISMVFQHFALLPHRTVLDNAAYALEIQGVGRDERRRRAQEILAKVGLGDRAEAMPDELSGGMRQRVGLARALTAGTDILLMDEAFSALDPLIRREMQEQLVELQRELGRTIIFITHDLNEAMFLGDRIAVMRDGRIVQNGTPEEILTDPANDYVAQFVQDVDRARVLTAGAVMAPAAATTPVSAGVRGALRVMRDLQVGSVAVLENRRYIGAVTDRAVVRAVKAGTSDLRSIVSSAQPVVGPDDPLTDVVERSVESPIPIAVVDDSGRLLGTIPRVTLLAALGNVDPQTTEIPIIEAPVTVPEAEFAQTLAAVGESAAVGEPVGAGASAAPATRASTRATNADATNADAPTQRTAAAATVAAVPAASVTEGGV from the coding sequence GTGACCGTCGAACCCGCCCTTGAGGCGCGCAATCTACACAAGGTCTTCGGACGCAACCCGAAAGACGCCGTCCGCCGGCTGAAGGCGGGCGCCACCCGCAGCGATGTCGCCGACGCCGGGACCGCCGCCGTCATCGACGCGAGCTTCACGGTGCAGCGAGGAGAGATCTTCGTGATCATGGGCCTGTCGGGCTCGGGCAAGTCCACGATCATCCGCATGCTGAACGGCCTGAACGAGCCGACCGCCGGAGACGTGCTGGTGCAGGGCCGCAGCGTCGGCGACGCGTCGCCGAAAGAGCTGCGCGACATCCGCCGCTCGTCGATCTCGATGGTCTTCCAGCACTTCGCCCTGCTGCCGCACCGCACCGTGCTCGACAACGCCGCCTATGCGCTTGAGATCCAGGGTGTGGGCCGCGATGAGCGTCGCCGCCGCGCGCAGGAGATCCTCGCGAAGGTCGGCCTCGGCGACCGCGCCGAGGCGATGCCCGACGAGCTGTCGGGCGGGATGCGCCAGCGCGTGGGCCTCGCCCGTGCGCTCACCGCCGGCACCGACATCCTGCTGATGGACGAGGCCTTCTCGGCGCTCGACCCCCTCATCCGGCGCGAGATGCAGGAGCAGCTCGTCGAGCTGCAGCGCGAGCTCGGACGCACCATCATCTTCATCACCCACGACCTCAACGAGGCGATGTTCCTCGGCGACCGCATCGCGGTGATGCGCGACGGCCGCATCGTGCAGAACGGCACCCCTGAAGAGATCCTCACCGACCCCGCCAACGACTACGTCGCCCAGTTCGTGCAGGACGTCGACCGTGCCCGCGTGCTCACGGCGGGGGCCGTGATGGCCCCGGCCGCCGCCACCACGCCGGTGAGCGCCGGTGTGCGCGGCGCCCTTCGGGTGATGCGCGACCTGCAGGTCGGCTCGGTCGCGGTGCTCGAGAACCGCCGGTACATCGGCGCGGTCACCGATCGCGCCGTCGTGCGCGCGGTCAAGGCCGGCACCAGCGACCTGCGCTCGATCGTCAGCAGCGCGCAGCCCGTCGTCGGCCCCGACGATCCCCTCACCGACGTGGTGGAGCGCTCCGTCGAGAGCCCCATCCCGATCGCCGTCGTCGACGACTCCGGACGCCTCCTCGGCACGATCCCGCGCGTGACGCTCCTCGCCGCGCTCGGCAACGTCGATCCTCAGACCACCGAGATCCCGATCATCGAGGCCCCGGTCACCGTACCCGAGGCGGAGTTCGCGCAGACCCTCGCCGCCGTCGGCGAGTCCGCCGCCGTCGGCGAGCCGGTCGGCGCCGGCGCCTCGGCCGCACCCGCCACCCGCGCATCGACCCGCGCGACGAACGCCGATGCGACGAACGCCGACGCGCCGACCCAGCGCACCGCGGCCGCAGCCACCGTGGCCGCCGTGCCGGCGGCATCCGTGACGGAAGGAGGCGTGTGA
- a CDS encoding carbohydrate ABC transporter permease, which translates to MSTLTEAVRTSSTGGTAKSRAKRTRSDSRRAASAYYWMVWPAVIAFAAFHTLPVVVGIFFSFTNYAGYGDWNFVGLSNYANLFRDDRVLQAYGFSFLFAIVATVLTNAISLAIALGLNAKIKARNFFRGVYFVPYVLAILVIGYVFQFFFSNSLPKILSGIPLFADNILTNETWAWTAIVTLAVWQACAFSIIIYLSGLQTIPAELYEAASLDGASAGRQFWSITFPLISAFFTINVVLSLKGFLQVFDPIVALTNGGPGTATESVTLLIFRGGFSGGEFAYQTANAVVFFIVITVISLLQFRVLQRREAEF; encoded by the coding sequence ATGAGCACCCTCACCGAGGCCGTGCGCACCTCATCGACGGGCGGCACCGCCAAGTCACGCGCGAAGCGAACGCGCAGCGATTCGCGCCGCGCCGCGTCTGCGTACTACTGGATGGTGTGGCCGGCGGTCATCGCGTTCGCCGCATTCCACACCCTGCCCGTGGTCGTCGGCATCTTCTTCAGCTTCACGAACTACGCCGGCTACGGCGACTGGAACTTCGTCGGACTCTCCAACTATGCGAACCTCTTCCGAGACGACCGGGTCCTTCAGGCCTACGGATTCTCGTTCCTGTTCGCCATCGTCGCGACTGTCCTCACAAACGCCATCTCGCTCGCGATCGCATTGGGACTGAACGCGAAGATCAAGGCGCGGAACTTCTTCCGCGGCGTCTACTTCGTGCCGTATGTCTTGGCGATCCTCGTGATCGGGTACGTGTTCCAGTTCTTCTTCTCGAACTCGCTGCCGAAGATCCTGTCGGGAATCCCGCTGTTCGCGGACAACATCCTGACCAATGAGACGTGGGCGTGGACCGCGATCGTGACGCTCGCAGTCTGGCAGGCCTGCGCGTTCTCGATCATCATCTACCTCTCGGGTCTTCAGACGATCCCCGCCGAGCTGTACGAGGCCGCCTCACTGGACGGAGCCTCGGCCGGCCGGCAGTTCTGGTCGATCACGTTCCCCCTCATCAGCGCCTTCTTCACGATCAATGTGGTCCTCAGCCTGAAGGGCTTCCTGCAGGTGTTCGATCCGATCGTCGCCCTCACCAACGGCGGGCCCGGCACCGCGACCGAGTCCGTCACCCTCCTCATCTTCCGAGGCGGGTTCTCCGGAGGAGAGTTCGCCTACCAGACGGCGAACGCCGTGGTCTTCTTCATCGTGATCACCGTCATATCGCTCCTCCAATTCCGGGTCCTTCAGCGCAGAGAGGCCGAATTCTGA
- a CDS encoding 1-acyl-sn-glycerol-3-phosphate acyltransferase, with the protein MRLPPPWLRRLVLAPAVFLAGVTLLVTAPLWLLVALALTSLVPGRFRLVRVLWLVTVYLLWDSMLLLVLFALWVGSGFGWKLRSPAFISAHYRVGAWALRLLFWVFGAVLRLEIETRAGEDPDAAAFDALLGPDVPLVVASRHGGPGDSFILIHTLLNSAHRRPRIVLKDTLQWDPAIDVLLNRIPTRFIHPTGFGRGRGGGGQAVERSIEELADGLTGQDALVIFPEGGQVSERRRRSRVARLRAAGREDLAQRAEELRHVMPPQPGGVHAALAAASEPDMVFIGHTGLDGLLTLGDIWRALPMDKRITMRAWRVGHADIPDDRDEQADWLFSWFERIDDWIEANRPG; encoded by the coding sequence ATGCGGCTGCCTCCGCCGTGGCTGCGCCGGCTGGTGCTCGCGCCGGCCGTCTTCCTCGCGGGCGTGACGCTGCTCGTGACCGCGCCGCTGTGGCTGCTGGTCGCGCTCGCCCTCACCTCGCTCGTGCCCGGCCGCTTCCGCCTGGTGCGTGTGCTGTGGCTCGTCACGGTGTATCTGCTCTGGGACTCGATGCTGCTGCTCGTTCTCTTCGCCCTGTGGGTGGGATCGGGGTTCGGGTGGAAGCTGCGCTCGCCGGCGTTCATCAGTGCCCACTATCGCGTGGGCGCCTGGGCGCTGCGACTGCTGTTCTGGGTGTTCGGCGCCGTGCTGCGGCTCGAGATCGAGACGCGTGCGGGTGAGGATCCGGATGCCGCCGCATTCGACGCCCTGCTCGGGCCCGATGTGCCGCTGGTCGTCGCCTCACGGCACGGGGGGCCGGGCGATTCGTTCATCCTCATCCACACCCTCCTCAACAGCGCGCACCGGCGTCCGCGGATCGTGCTCAAAGACACCCTGCAGTGGGACCCGGCGATCGACGTGCTGCTGAACCGCATCCCCACGCGCTTCATCCATCCGACCGGATTCGGGCGGGGGCGCGGCGGAGGAGGGCAGGCGGTCGAGAGGTCGATCGAGGAGCTCGCCGACGGGCTCACCGGGCAGGACGCGCTCGTCATCTTCCCCGAGGGCGGTCAGGTGTCGGAGCGCCGGCGCCGGTCGCGGGTCGCCCGGCTGCGGGCGGCGGGGCGCGAGGACCTCGCGCAGCGCGCCGAAGAGCTGCGCCATGTGATGCCGCCCCAGCCCGGCGGCGTGCACGCAGCGCTGGCCGCGGCATCCGAACCCGACATGGTGTTCATCGGCCACACCGGCCTCGACGGTCTGCTCACGCTCGGCGACATCTGGCGCGCGCTGCCGATGGACAAGCGCATCACGATGCGCGCGTGGCGCGTCGGCCATGCCGACATCCCCGATGACCGCGACGAGCAGGCCGACTGGCTGTTCTCGTGGTTCGAGCGGATCGACGACTGGATCGAGGCGAACCGGCCCGGGTGA
- a CDS encoding alpha-galactosidase has protein sequence MLRNEEGTRAGNAAALAAATLHLRHGGTSVVIDVTSSAAPTIVHWGEDLGDLNRAALQSLASSAVPQRVSGGLDVTPRLTVVATQADGWLGTPGLEGHRAGAGVSIRFVAAGIQSNTQRATISLVDTEAHLSAELELRLGEAGLLHQRLTLHNIGSTDYTVQSLQLAFPVPWDATELLDTTGRHLRERHPQRREFTFGTHVRESRRGRPGADATLLLAAGRPGFGFERGRVHAIHVAWSGNHRVIAERVVTGEAFLAGGELYGPGEVILAPGDTVATPWVIGSWGDGLSELAHRFHDEWRDRPQHPRRARPVTLNTWEAVYFDHDLDRLTALADAAAEVGVERFVLDDGWFAGRRDDTAGLGDWFVDDEVWPDGLHPLTAHVHELGMEFGLWVEPEMINPDSALAREHPDWILRGRMALPPSARQQQVLDLSRPEAYAHIAERLHALLEEYPIAYLKWDHNRDLVDAGAGPEGGTRVRAHTLALYRLLDELKQRHPGVEIESCASGGARVDLGILDRTDRIWTSDSLDPLERLTNQRYTALVVPPEMMGMHLTSPVVHSTGRHVDLEFSAATALFGHFGLEWDLTSTDAATRARIAEWVTFAKRIRPLVATGGTVDVDDLETGIDVRGMVARDLSSAVFVITQTQTSASYPPGRVRLPGLSPTRTYRVTLSMLTPDTAGQSELTWASEGLTLTGRQLATIGVRPPVQLPQKSAVIEITALG, from the coding sequence ATGCTTCGCAACGAAGAAGGCACCCGAGCCGGGAACGCTGCCGCCCTCGCCGCTGCCACCCTCCATCTGCGTCACGGAGGGACGAGCGTCGTCATCGATGTGACGTCGTCCGCCGCACCCACCATCGTCCATTGGGGTGAGGACCTCGGCGACCTGAACCGCGCAGCACTCCAGAGCCTCGCCTCATCCGCCGTTCCACAGCGAGTGTCGGGGGGCCTCGACGTCACGCCTCGGCTGACGGTGGTCGCCACGCAGGCGGACGGGTGGCTCGGCACGCCCGGCCTCGAGGGCCACCGCGCCGGCGCGGGTGTCAGCATCCGATTCGTCGCCGCCGGGATCCAATCCAACACGCAGCGCGCCACCATCTCGCTCGTGGACACCGAAGCGCATCTCTCGGCAGAGCTCGAGTTGCGGCTCGGCGAAGCCGGGCTGCTGCACCAGCGACTGACGCTCCACAACATCGGGTCGACGGACTACACCGTGCAATCGCTGCAGCTCGCCTTCCCCGTTCCGTGGGACGCGACAGAGCTGCTCGACACCACAGGGCGCCATCTGCGCGAGCGTCACCCCCAGCGACGCGAGTTCACCTTCGGCACACACGTGCGCGAGAGCCGCCGCGGGCGGCCGGGCGCCGACGCGACCCTGCTGCTCGCGGCGGGACGACCAGGATTCGGTTTCGAGCGCGGACGGGTCCATGCGATCCACGTCGCGTGGAGCGGAAACCACCGCGTCATCGCCGAGCGTGTGGTCACGGGCGAGGCTTTCCTCGCGGGCGGCGAGCTGTACGGCCCCGGTGAGGTCATCCTCGCTCCGGGCGACACCGTCGCCACTCCCTGGGTCATCGGATCCTGGGGTGACGGGCTGAGCGAGCTTGCACACCGCTTCCACGACGAATGGCGCGACCGGCCGCAGCACCCGCGGCGCGCGCGGCCGGTGACCCTCAACACCTGGGAGGCGGTCTACTTCGATCACGACCTCGACCGGCTGACCGCGCTCGCGGACGCCGCGGCAGAGGTCGGCGTGGAGCGATTCGTGCTCGACGACGGCTGGTTCGCCGGCCGTCGCGATGACACCGCCGGCCTCGGCGACTGGTTCGTCGACGACGAGGTCTGGCCCGACGGCCTGCACCCGCTCACCGCACACGTCCATGAGCTCGGCATGGAGTTCGGGCTGTGGGTCGAGCCCGAGATGATCAACCCCGACAGCGCCCTTGCGCGCGAGCATCCGGACTGGATCCTGCGCGGTCGCATGGCGCTTCCTCCGTCGGCCCGGCAGCAGCAGGTGCTCGATCTCTCGCGCCCCGAGGCCTACGCCCACATCGCGGAGCGACTGCACGCGCTCCTCGAGGAGTACCCGATCGCCTACCTCAAGTGGGATCACAACCGCGATCTGGTGGATGCGGGGGCCGGCCCTGAAGGCGGCACCCGCGTCCGCGCACACACGCTCGCCCTGTACCGACTGCTTGACGAGCTCAAGCAGCGGCACCCAGGTGTCGAGATCGAGAGCTGCGCGTCGGGGGGCGCCCGGGTCGACCTCGGGATCCTGGACCGCACGGATCGCATCTGGACGAGCGACAGTCTCGACCCGTTGGAGCGCCTGACCAACCAGCGGTACACGGCGCTCGTCGTGCCGCCCGAGATGATGGGCATGCACCTGACCAGCCCCGTGGTCCACTCCACCGGGCGCCACGTCGACCTCGAGTTCAGCGCGGCGACCGCCCTGTTCGGGCATTTCGGTCTCGAATGGGATCTGACGAGCACCGATGCCGCGACGCGCGCCCGAATCGCAGAATGGGTCACTTTCGCCAAGCGCATCCGCCCCCTCGTCGCCACCGGCGGGACGGTGGACGTCGACGACCTCGAGACGGGCATCGACGTGCGCGGCATGGTCGCTCGCGATCTGTCGTCCGCCGTCTTCGTCATCACCCAGACGCAGACTTCCGCGTCGTACCCACCCGGGCGCGTACGTCTTCCGGGCCTCTCACCCACGCGCACCTACCGGGTCACCCTCAGCATGCTCACGCCCGACACCGCGGGCCAGTCCGAACTCACGTGGGCGTCTGAGGGTCTCACCCTCACCGGCCGTCAGTTGGCGACGATCGGCGTGCGCCCACCCGTCCAACTCCCGCAGAAGTCCGCGGTGATCGAGATCACCGCGCTCGGCTGA
- a CDS encoding glycine betaine ABC transporter substrate-binding protein — translation MMTKRKHLASGIALAGAAALVLTGCSSTDGDADAAEGGADRAIELAVFNGWDEGIAASYLWEAILADKGYDVELTYADVAPVYAGLAGGDFDLVLDTWLPITHADYMEQYGDDLDDLGAWNDEAALTIAVNEDAPIDSLDELADNADLFGDEIVGIEPGSGLMRITADEVVPGYGLEDMNLIEASTPAMLAELQSATDAGENIVVTLWRPHWAYSAFPIKDLEDPQGLLGDAEGIHSVASTSFGEDFPEVHEWISDFEMPSDLLYSLEDAMFNEYDGDDYGPIVEQWIADNQEYVDGLTS, via the coding sequence ATGATGACCAAGAGGAAGCACCTGGCATCGGGCATCGCGCTGGCAGGAGCTGCGGCTCTCGTCCTGACCGGATGCTCGAGCACCGACGGAGACGCGGACGCGGCTGAGGGCGGCGCCGATCGTGCGATCGAGCTCGCCGTGTTCAACGGCTGGGACGAGGGCATCGCCGCGTCGTACCTGTGGGAGGCGATCCTGGCCGACAAGGGCTACGACGTCGAGCTCACCTATGCCGACGTGGCCCCGGTCTACGCGGGCCTCGCCGGCGGAGACTTCGACCTCGTGCTCGACACGTGGCTGCCGATCACGCACGCCGACTACATGGAGCAGTACGGCGACGACCTCGACGACCTGGGCGCCTGGAACGACGAAGCCGCGCTCACCATCGCGGTGAACGAGGACGCCCCCATCGACTCGCTCGACGAGCTGGCCGACAACGCCGACCTGTTCGGCGACGAGATCGTAGGCATCGAGCCCGGTTCGGGCCTCATGCGCATCACGGCCGACGAGGTCGTGCCCGGCTACGGTCTCGAAGACATGAACCTCATCGAGGCATCCACCCCCGCCATGCTCGCCGAGCTGCAGTCGGCGACGGATGCCGGTGAGAACATCGTCGTCACGCTGTGGCGTCCGCACTGGGCGTACAGCGCGTTCCCGATCAAGGACCTCGAAGACCCGCAGGGCCTCCTCGGCGACGCCGAGGGCATCCACTCGGTCGCGTCGACGTCGTTCGGCGAGGACTTCCCCGAGGTGCACGAGTGGATCTCGGACTTCGAGATGCCCAGCGACCTGCTCTACTCGCTCGAGGACGCGATGTTCAACGAGTACGACGGCGACGACTACGGCCCCATCGTCGAGCAGTGGATCGCCGACAACCAGGAGTACGTCGACGGCCTGACCTCCTGA
- a CDS encoding ABC transporter permease: MENLRLPLGQWVEALVDFLGDVLGWLFDAISSVLGAVYDGLEWLLVSPPFWAIIIVFAAFAFWVKGWKLALGTALGLLLIVLVDQWEAAMDTLALVLVAAAIATAISIPVGIWAARNDHVSRVVRPVLDFLQTIPAFVYLIPAIVFFGVGAVPGMIATILFALAPGVRLTELGIRGVDAEVVEAGQAFGATPGRILRQIQLPLALPSIMAGVNQIIMLSLSMVVISGMVGAGGLGGEIVRALGRINIGLAFEAGISVVMIAMILDRLTSAFADPDRSRRVSKARSARDKQDAAGSVSRIPVAG, from the coding sequence ATGGAGAACCTGCGACTCCCCCTTGGTCAGTGGGTCGAGGCACTCGTCGACTTCCTCGGCGACGTGCTCGGCTGGCTCTTCGACGCGATCTCGTCGGTGCTCGGCGCTGTCTACGACGGTCTCGAATGGCTGCTCGTGTCCCCGCCGTTCTGGGCGATCATCATCGTCTTCGCCGCGTTCGCCTTCTGGGTGAAGGGCTGGAAGCTGGCCCTCGGCACCGCCCTCGGCCTGCTGCTGATCGTGCTGGTCGATCAGTGGGAAGCGGCGATGGACACCCTCGCCCTCGTGCTGGTCGCCGCCGCGATCGCGACCGCGATCAGCATCCCGGTCGGCATCTGGGCCGCGCGCAACGACCACGTCTCGCGCGTGGTGCGCCCGGTGCTCGACTTCCTGCAGACGATCCCCGCGTTCGTGTACCTGATCCCCGCCATCGTCTTCTTCGGCGTCGGCGCGGTGCCGGGCATGATCGCGACGATCCTGTTCGCCCTCGCACCAGGTGTGCGCCTCACCGAGCTCGGCATCCGCGGTGTCGACGCCGAGGTGGTCGAGGCCGGACAGGCGTTCGGCGCCACACCCGGCCGCATCCTGCGCCAGATCCAGCTGCCGCTCGCGCTGCCGAGCATCATGGCCGGCGTCAATCAGATCATCATGCTCAGCCTGTCGATGGTGGTCATCTCGGGCATGGTGGGTGCCGGCGGCCTCGGCGGCGAGATCGTGCGCGCCCTCGGCCGCATCAACATCGGCCTCGCGTTCGAGGCGGGCATCTCGGTCGTGATGATCGCGATGATCCTCGACCGGCTCACGTCGGCCTTCGCCGATCCCGACCGGTCGCGTCGGGTGTCGAAGGCGCGTTCCGCGCGCGACAAGCAGGATGCCGCCGGCTCGGTGAGCCGCATCCCCGTCGCGGGCTGA